In one window of Fusobacteria bacterium ZRK30 DNA:
- a CDS encoding glycosyltransferase family 4 protein, which produces MKILHIISQKPSDTGSGIYLKNLIKEFADLNHSQCLVYGSEFQGEVKDIDIFSTYEVIFNTSELPFPIVGMSDIMPYKSTVYKEMDSSMINLYEDAFKKQILKAVKEFNPDYILCHHLYFLTALVREWVKDIKVIGFCHGSDLRQMNTHSLKNSFIQEKIKNLDKIIALHEVQKKEIQKIYDVEPYKVTSLGIGFNNKVFHLIDTEKNNEIIDIIFTGKISYAKGVRYLIEAFSSIKTDKQIRLNLIGMGHGKEYEEILTHSKNSKNEIKFWGMVEQIKLKKIYNKGHIFILPSLYEGLPLVLVEAMACGLRVISSDLPGIKPWFGDAINDSNMITYIDIPERVSQDQLKEQNEEIYIKNIKSALLNSLDTLHHTNHDISLNRFTWKNLTSQLEDILKDIKNQ; this is translated from the coding sequence ATGAAAATTCTTCATATTATATCTCAGAAACCAAGCGATACCGGAAGTGGAATCTATTTAAAAAATCTAATAAAAGAATTTGCCGATTTAAACCACTCTCAATGTTTAGTTTATGGCAGTGAATTTCAAGGAGAAGTAAAGGATATAGATATTTTTTCCACCTACGAAGTTATTTTTAATACATCCGAACTCCCCTTTCCAATTGTCGGTATGAGTGACATCATGCCCTATAAAAGTACCGTGTACAAAGAGATGGATAGTTCCATGATAAACCTTTATGAAGATGCTTTTAAAAAACAAATTTTAAAAGCTGTGAAGGAGTTTAACCCAGACTATATCCTCTGCCATCATTTATATTTTTTGACTGCCTTAGTAAGAGAATGGGTCAAAGATATTAAGGTAATTGGATTTTGTCATGGAAGCGACCTCAGACAGATGAATACACACAGCTTAAAAAATAGTTTCATCCAGGAAAAAATTAAAAATTTAGATAAAATCATAGCCCTTCACGAAGTTCAAAAAAAAGAAATTCAAAAGATCTATGATGTAGAGCCCTATAAAGTTACTTCCCTTGGAATAGGGTTTAATAATAAAGTTTTTCATTTGATCGATACAGAAAAAAACAATGAAATAATCGATATAATCTTTACCGGTAAGATCTCATATGCAAAGGGGGTTCGGTATCTAATAGAGGCCTTTTCTTCCATTAAAACAGATAAACAAATAAGACTTAACCTGATTGGTATGGGGCATGGAAAGGAATATGAAGAGATTCTAACCCATAGTAAAAATAGTAAGAATGAGATAAAGTTTTGGGGTATGGTTGAGCAGATTAAATTAAAAAAGATCTATAATAAAGGGCACATTTTTATCCTCCCATCCCTATACGAGGGCTTACCCTTAGTTTTAGTAGAAGCTATGGCCTGTGGACTGAGAGTCATCTCTTCTGATCTTCCCGGGATAAAGCCCTGGTTTGGAGATGCGATCAATGATTCAAATATGATCACATACATAGATATTCCAGAAAGAGTCTCCCAGGATCAATTAAAAGAACAAAATGAAGAGATCTATATAAAAAATATAAAGAGTGCTCTTTTAAACTCTTTAGATACTCTCCATCATACGAATCATGATATTTCTTTAAATAGATTCACTTGGAAAAATTTAACTTCTCAATTAGAAGATATTTTAAAAGATATTAAAAATCAGTAA
- a CDS encoding nicotinate phosphoribosyltransferase yields the protein MKDRQLLSEFANVINSDRYQYTESDVFLKEGMEERVAVFDMYFRKTEDGGLAVVSGIHEVIKLIEVLNSTSEEEKRKYFSPLIHEEELLEYLVKLKFTGDLYAMRDGEIAYPNEPIITIKAPIIQAKILETPILNIMNMQMAIATKASRVSRAAHPTPVLSFGSRRAHGFSSAVEGNKAAYIGGCTTHSNIVTEYKYGIPSVGTMAHSYIQTFGVGREAEKESFDKFIKNRRSGNNPLILLIDTYNTLKIGIQNAIDSFKENGIDDSYQGTYGIRIDSGDLAYLSKKCRKLLDEASLHKAQIVLTNGLDENLIRALKEQDVAVNSYGVGDAIAVSKSNPCFGGVYKIVEVDGESVIKLSEDIIKISNPGFKEVYRLYDKKGLAYADLITLVDGDNDKKLLMNNETLELRDEKYDFKNVSLAGGDYTYKKLTKIYVKDGDITEEYSKLKDIKISRDYYLAELDKISTERKRLENPHKYKVDLSHDLRRLKYKLISKISKQIKGEI from the coding sequence ATGAAGGATAGACAACTGTTAAGTGAATTTGCAAATGTAATAAACTCCGATAGGTATCAATATACAGAAAGTGATGTTTTTTTAAAGGAGGGTATGGAGGAAAGGGTAGCTGTTTTTGACATGTACTTTCGTAAAACAGAGGATGGAGGCTTAGCTGTAGTTTCCGGTATCCATGAAGTAATTAAATTGATAGAGGTTTTAAATAGTACAAGTGAGGAGGAAAAAAGAAAATATTTTTCCCCCCTTATTCATGAGGAAGAATTATTGGAATATTTGGTAAAGTTAAAATTTACAGGAGATCTATATGCTATGAGAGACGGGGAGATAGCGTACCCCAATGAACCTATTATAACTATAAAAGCTCCTATAATTCAGGCCAAAATTTTAGAAACCCCTATTTTAAATATAATGAATATGCAAATGGCCATAGCTACAAAAGCATCTCGTGTAAGCAGAGCTGCTCACCCTACCCCTGTGCTGTCATTTGGGAGCAGGAGAGCCCATGGATTTAGTTCTGCTGTAGAGGGGAATAAAGCGGCCTATATTGGGGGATGTACAACCCATTCCAATATAGTTACAGAATATAAGTATGGGATCCCCAGTGTAGGAACTATGGCACACTCATATATTCAGACTTTTGGTGTCGGAAGGGAAGCAGAAAAAGAATCTTTTGATAAATTTATAAAAAATAGAAGAAGTGGGAATAATCCCCTTATTCTCTTAATTGATACCTATAATACCTTGAAGATAGGAATACAGAATGCCATAGATTCATTTAAAGAAAATGGGATAGATGACTCCTACCAGGGAACTTATGGTATAAGGATAGACTCGGGAGATTTAGCATATCTGTCTAAAAAATGTAGAAAATTATTGGATGAGGCATCTCTTCATAAGGCTCAGATAGTTCTAACCAATGGATTGGATGAAAATTTAATAAGAGCTTTAAAGGAGCAGGATGTAGCTGTAAACTCCTATGGTGTAGGAGATGCTATTGCTGTAAGTAAGTCAAATCCTTGTTTTGGAGGAGTATATAAAATAGTAGAAGTTGACGGTGAATCAGTTATAAAACTGTCGGAGGATATTATCAAAATATCAAATCCTGGTTTTAAAGAGGTCTACAGACTCTATGATAAAAAGGGATTAGCTTATGCAGACTTAATAACTTTAGTTGATGGAGATAATGATAAGAAGTTATTGATGAATAATGAAACCCTGGAACTCAGAGATGAAAAGTATGACTTTAAAAATGTTAGTTTGGCAGGGGGAGATTATACCTATAAAAAACTTACTAAAATATACGTAAAAGATGGTGACATAACTGAAGAATATTCAAAGTTGAAAGATATAAAAATTTCAAGAGATTATTATCTGGCAGAATTAGATAAAATATCTACTGAGAGAAAGAGACTGGAAAATCCACATAAATATAAGGTGGATCTATCCCATGATTTGAGAAGATTAAAGTATAAGCTTATAAGTAAAATATCTAAACAAATTAAGGGTGAAATATAA
- a CDS encoding phaC PHA synthase has protein sequence MKKLILFLSLMIGVTMTSFSQSTNFQLGLTPTLNIGEGEQVKGLRVPVFFGTTEKVTGVDFNMFASDVDEFTGLQGGIFLGAGIFNKVNTEFRGTGLGLINLHGGDSKGLLIGAGNLTNEFTGLKLGIFNYSKTNSGYEFGVINYSKETFFQLGLINVTDKINGIQIGFLNFASNGILPVMPFLNFNWKL, from the coding sequence ATGAAAAAACTAATATTATTTTTAAGTTTGATGATCGGTGTGACTATGACAAGTTTTAGTCAAAGTACAAACTTTCAGTTAGGATTAACACCTACTTTGAATATAGGTGAAGGTGAACAGGTCAAAGGATTACGTGTGCCTGTATTTTTTGGAACTACAGAAAAAGTTACAGGGGTTGATTTTAATATGTTCGCCAGTGATGTAGACGAATTCACAGGTCTGCAGGGGGGAATATTTTTAGGAGCAGGAATATTTAATAAAGTTAATACTGAATTTAGAGGAACCGGTCTGGGGCTTATTAATCTCCATGGTGGGGATAGTAAGGGGCTTTTAATAGGAGCGGGAAATCTTACAAATGAGTTTACAGGATTAAAACTAGGAATATTTAACTATTCAAAAACTAATTCAGGTTATGAATTTGGGGTAATCAACTATTCCAAGGAAACATTTTTTCAATTGGGACTTATAAATGTTACAGATAAGATAAATGGTATCCAAATAGGATTTTTAAACTTTGCCAGTAATGGTATTTTACCGGTAATGCCATTTTTAAATTTTAACTGGAAGCTTTAA
- a CDS encoding protein-L-isoaspartate(D-aspartate) O-methyltransferase: MFEKLRKSMVEKQLLYRGIKAPEVIAAFLEVERHLFVREEEIEFAYNDYPLPIGSGQTISQPYIVAYMLEKLKIEKNDIVLEVGAGSGYEAALISKIAKQVITLEVNFDLYLESKEKLNRLGYKNIEVLNKNGFEGYEKKAPYDVIIVSAAPAEIPQNLMKQLKIGGRMIIPVGRFRQQLFYIERNDGDTFLITGLAYVKFVPMIK, translated from the coding sequence ATGTTTGAAAAACTGAGAAAATCTATGGTAGAAAAACAGCTTCTTTATCGCGGAATAAAAGCTCCTGAAGTAATAGCTGCATTTTTAGAGGTTGAAAGGCACCTTTTTGTCAGAGAGGAAGAGATTGAGTTTGCATACAATGATTACCCTCTTCCTATTGGATCGGGACAGACAATTTCCCAGCCGTATATCGTAGCTTATATGCTGGAAAAATTAAAAATAGAAAAAAATGACATAGTTTTAGAGGTAGGAGCAGGATCGGGATATGAAGCGGCACTCATATCTAAAATTGCAAAGCAAGTTATTACTCTAGAGGTGAACTTTGATCTTTATCTGGAATCTAAAGAAAAGCTCAATCGTTTAGGATATAAAAATATTGAAGTGCTGAATAAAAATGGCTTTGAAGGGTATGAAAAAAAGGCTCCCTATGATGTTATAATAGTATCGGCTGCACCTGCAGAAATTCCACAAAACCTCATGAAACAATTAAAAATAGGGGGGAGGATGATTATTCCTGTAGGTAGATTCAGACAACAATTGTTTTATATAGAGAGAAATGATGGGGATACATTTTTAATAACTGGTTTAGCTTATGTAAAGTTTGTGCCCATGATCAAATAA
- a CDS encoding GGDEF domain-containing protein, whose product MRKGLRRSFYTLYLKISMGLIVVIVTTMLLSFFFIDKLLYSYLKLQYKEQVFSVISGLDWAASGLLENKEINSLQRLTENIGSYSFIEKIRVYDTEDHIISSNNKGEVGEKLREKIVNEILVKNKLRSMEINFKEGRFKVAVPIKGKEYSRVTKSGVVGVLYIKVDLKGIDKLMYEYRHNIIRDIIIVGVLLLIIILILLTKKMFIPLIKLSDAAIEVSRGNYKSKIENSSKLEFSYLINEFNHMIEQINIRDEKLKISRKKLEDYSLSLEKKVKERTKELHLSNEKFKKIAITDGLTKIYNRKYILEKLGSEIEKAIRVHEKPSVVMLDVDDFKRINDKYGHQTGDEVLKKISEFIKSNLREVDLFGRYGGEEFIIILPETNIEKSFDIAERIREEVETIRYDNENIKTTISLGVVEVADESQDEIIRKVDKLLYKAKARGKNRVEK is encoded by the coding sequence ATGAGGAAGGGATTAAGAAGATCTTTTTATACCTTATATCTAAAGATTTCAATGGGATTGATAGTTGTAATAGTTACAACTATGCTTTTGTCATTTTTTTTCATAGATAAACTTTTGTATAGTTATTTGAAACTTCAGTATAAAGAACAGGTTTTTTCTGTTATTTCAGGATTAGACTGGGCAGCATCAGGTCTTTTGGAAAATAAAGAAATAAATTCTTTACAGAGATTGACAGAAAATATTGGTTCTTATTCTTTTATAGAAAAAATACGTGTCTATGATACAGAAGATCATATCATATCTTCTAACAATAAAGGGGAAGTGGGAGAAAAGTTAAGGGAAAAAATCGTCAATGAAATATTAGTAAAAAATAAACTGCGAAGTATGGAAATAAATTTTAAAGAGGGACGATTTAAAGTGGCTGTACCTATAAAAGGGAAGGAATACAGCAGAGTGACAAAATCCGGAGTAGTTGGTGTACTCTACATAAAGGTTGATCTAAAAGGAATAGATAAGCTCATGTACGAGTATAGACACAATATTATTAGGGATATTATTATAGTTGGTGTACTCTTACTCATAATAATATTAATATTGTTAACGAAAAAAATGTTTATTCCTTTAATTAAATTATCAGATGCTGCAATAGAAGTATCTCGTGGAAATTATAAGAGTAAAATTGAGAATAGCTCTAAGTTAGAATTTAGTTACTTGATCAACGAGTTTAATCATATGATCGAGCAAATTAATATAAGGGATGAGAAATTAAAGATAAGCCGAAAAAAATTAGAAGACTATAGTTTGTCGCTGGAAAAAAAAGTGAAAGAACGAACTAAGGAGCTGCATCTAAGTAATGAGAAATTTAAAAAAATAGCAATCACAGACGGATTGACTAAAATTTATAACAGGAAGTATATCTTAGAAAAACTTGGGTCAGAAATAGAAAAAGCAATAAGAGTTCATGAAAAACCATCTGTGGTTATGCTGGATGTGGATGACTTTAAAAGAATAAATGATAAGTACGGTCACCAGACAGGGGATGAAGTATTAAAAAAAATAAGTGAATTTATTAAAAGTAATCTAAGAGAAGTAGATTTATTTGGAAGATATGGTGGGGAAGAATTTATTATTATCCTCCCTGAAACAAATATAGAAAAATCTTTTGATATAGCTGAAAGGATCAGGGAAGAAGTTGAAACTATAAGATACGATAATGAAAATATTAAAACTACTATAAGTTTAGGAGTTGTAGAAGTAGCTGATGAAAGTCAAGATGAAATTATAAGAAAGGTAGACAAGCTTCTGTATAAAGCTAAAGCAAGAGGAAAAAATAGGGTAGAAAAATAA
- a CDS encoding ABC transporter substrate-binding protein, translating to MGNKKLYLILGVLFLSLISCRKYEEPIKIGINDWPPCELWYIAEEQGYFEETKVEIIRFSTWADSLTAFYLGKTDIVSSSYFNTLYYDKKGEGGKIILTADMIEGGDGLVVKEFIEDLKDLKGKKIAVELGTDEHFLLHKVLEKIGLKEEDVTIIPATSKESMEKFILGEVEACFTYEPFMSQAATEGSGRVAITTEDMPNYVVDVLLARNEVLEKRKGDYSNIIRAWYKAQKFVKENPEEAYKIMSSKENINPEEFKLFYESFKMFSLEENKKIFNSEKFKEKLMEMDDFLFENGLISDRVEIERIYTDEIIIDIGEE from the coding sequence ATGGGAAATAAAAAATTATATTTGATATTAGGTGTTTTATTTTTAAGTTTGATTTCCTGCAGAAAATATGAGGAGCCTATAAAAATAGGGATCAATGATTGGCCGCCTTGTGAATTGTGGTATATAGCTGAAGAACAGGGTTATTTTGAAGAGACCAAAGTAGAAATTATTAGATTTTCTACCTGGGCAGACAGTTTAACAGCTTTTTATTTAGGGAAAACAGATATAGTGAGTTCCTCATATTTTAATACTCTTTATTATGATAAAAAAGGAGAAGGTGGAAAGATAATCCTCACTGCCGATATGATAGAGGGAGGAGATGGGTTAGTAGTTAAAGAGTTTATTGAGGATCTAAAAGATCTTAAAGGTAAAAAAATAGCAGTAGAACTTGGGACAGACGAACATTTTTTACTTCATAAAGTATTGGAAAAAATAGGACTCAAAGAGGAAGACGTGACAATAATTCCCGCTACTTCTAAAGAAAGTATGGAAAAATTTATCCTCGGGGAAGTAGAGGCCTGTTTTACATATGAACCTTTTATGAGCCAGGCTGCGACAGAAGGTAGTGGTAGAGTTGCAATCACCACTGAGGATATGCCTAATTATGTAGTGGATGTTTTACTTGCCAGAAATGAGGTTTTAGAGAAAAGAAAGGGAGATTACTCGAATATTATCCGTGCCTGGTATAAGGCTCAAAAATTTGTAAAGGAAAATCCAGAAGAAGCCTATAAAATAATGAGCTCCAAGGAGAATATAAATCCAGAAGAATTTAAGCTATTCTATGAAAGTTTTAAAATGTTTAGTTTAGAAGAAAATAAAAAGATATTCAATTCAGAAAAATTTAAAGAAAAATTGATGGAGATGGATGATTTTTTATTTGAAAATGGTTTGATCTCTGACAGAGTAGAGATAGAGAGGATATATACTGATGAGATTATTATTGATATAGGAGAGGAGTAG
- a CDS encoding shikimate kinase, translating to MKQNLILIGFMGSGKSTVGRELAKVLEMDFVDTDHYIEHKENMKVKEIFALKGEKYFREIEAKYVKEISKMNNTVISTGGGVVASDTNIMLLKESGFVIYLDCTIECIYKRVSRRNTRPLLNDVEDLHSRIVELLDERIHNYKKYMDDEVYIDSRTNIWDTVDKIKKMYIKFD from the coding sequence ATGAAACAAAATTTAATTTTAATAGGATTTATGGGAAGTGGAAAATCTACAGTGGGCAGAGAACTGGCTAAAGTTTTAGAGATGGACTTTGTAGATACAGACCACTATATAGAACACAAAGAAAACATGAAAGTAAAAGAGATATTTGCTCTTAAAGGGGAAAAATATTTCAGAGAAATTGAAGCAAAATATGTTAAAGAAATCTCAAAAATGAATAACACCGTTATCTCTACAGGGGGCGGCGTGGTAGCATCTGATACCAATATAATGCTTTTAAAAGAAAGCGGCTTTGTAATCTATTTAGACTGCACCATTGAGTGTATCTATAAGAGGGTTTCCAGGAGAAATACCCGGCCTCTCCTAAATGATGTAGAGGACCTGCATTCTCGTATTGTTGAACTTTTAGATGAAAGAATCCATAATTATAAAAAATATATGGACGATGAAGTATATATCGATTCTAGAACTAACATCTGGGATACTGTGGATAAGATAAAAAAAATGTATATTAAATTTGACTAA
- a CDS encoding M20/M25/M40 family metallo-hydrolase, producing the protein MNRKFLMDLLDTSSPSGMEKEIQLLWLDYIKEFSHKTESDNVGNAYAILNPEADFKVMIAAHGDEIGFMVKRIDSNGFIFLEKLGGISPKVAVGMKIKILGKEEVVGVVGANAEHHGGVKENLSMDDIYVDCGFKNKESAIKFLNIGDMAVYKRETELLQENRIAGKALDNKTGSFIIAEVMRKLAKEDLSIGVYAVNTSTEETNQGGAYFAGSKINPDMAVICDVTFATDYPGVDTNANGEFSLEGGPVLAKGAPINLKINRELEKSAEELDINLQYELTPRRTGTDADTIKYTGKGVPVALISLPIRYMHSPVETASFYDIEDEINLLTHFILNLDPKINLNPIEG; encoded by the coding sequence ATGAACAGAAAATTTTTAATGGATCTTTTGGATACCTCTTCGCCATCTGGAATGGAAAAAGAAATACAACTTCTTTGGCTGGACTATATAAAAGAGTTTTCCCACAAAACAGAGAGTGATAATGTCGGCAATGCATATGCAATTTTAAACCCAGAAGCAGATTTTAAAGTTATGATCGCAGCCCATGGAGATGAGATCGGATTTATGGTAAAAAGAATCGATTCTAATGGTTTTATCTTTTTGGAAAAATTAGGGGGCATAAGCCCAAAAGTAGCTGTTGGAATGAAAATAAAAATCTTGGGTAAAGAAGAGGTTGTCGGAGTAGTAGGAGCCAATGCTGAACACCATGGAGGAGTAAAAGAAAATCTCAGTATGGATGATATATATGTGGACTGCGGCTTTAAAAATAAAGAATCAGCAATAAAATTTTTAAATATTGGAGATATGGCAGTTTATAAAAGAGAAACTGAACTTTTGCAGGAAAATAGAATCGCCGGTAAGGCCTTAGACAATAAAACTGGAAGTTTCATCATAGCTGAAGTTATGAGAAAGCTGGCTAAGGAAGATCTGAGTATAGGAGTTTATGCTGTTAATACAAGCACTGAGGAAACTAATCAAGGGGGAGCTTATTTTGCCGGTTCAAAAATTAATCCGGATATGGCTGTAATTTGTGACGTTACCTTTGCTACTGACTATCCCGGGGTAGATACCAATGCCAATGGAGAGTTTTCATTAGAGGGCGGACCTGTTTTGGCCAAGGGAGCACCTATAAACCTTAAGATCAATAGAGAATTGGAAAAATCAGCTGAAGAATTAGATATAAATTTACAATATGAGCTGACTCCTAGAAGAACTGGTACAGATGCTGACACTATAAAGTATACTGGTAAAGGGGTTCCTGTAGCTTTGATTTCTCTGCCGATCAGGTATATGCACTCCCCGGTAGAGACAGCTAGTTTTTATGATATTGAAGATGAAATAAATTTACTTACTCACTTTATTTTGAATTTGGATCCTAAAATTAATTTAAATCCAATTGAGGGATAA
- a CDS encoding CTP synthase, translating to MKQTKYIFVTGGVVSSLGKGIVAASLGRLLEERGHSVTIQKFDPYINIDPGTMNPYEHGEVFVTDDGAETDLDLGHYERFIDQNLTKYSSVTTGRIYQSVINKERKGEYLGKTVQVIPHITNEIKSRIEIVGKEVNSDFVITEIGGTVGDIESTPFLEAIRQFRYDVGRENVLYVHCALVPYLNAAGELKSKPAQHSVKQLMTLGIRPNVLVCRTEHTLPESLKEKLSLFCDLDTDAVIECIDAPTIYEVPMNLEENGLADVVCKQLGVSNEKPALTEWRAMVDKIKNPSKKVKIAVVGKYVELKDAYISIDESIKHAGYHQDIKAEVTYLQAENLDLKDLKGFDGILVPGGFGDRGVEGKIAAVKYARENKIPFLGICLGMQSAVIEYARSIMGWKDAHSAEFNSGTAHPVIDIMPDQKGVEMGGTMRLGLYPCKLKEGTLARELYGEELIYERHRHRFEFNNEFKEEMEKAGLIISGASPDGRLAEIVEVKNHPYFIAGQFHPEFKTRPNRPHPLFSGLITAAFNRTEK from the coding sequence ATGAAACAAACTAAGTATATTTTTGTTACCGGTGGTGTAGTATCATCTTTAGGAAAGGGAATCGTAGCGGCGTCTTTAGGTAGACTTTTAGAGGAAAGAGGTCATTCTGTTACTATTCAAAAATTTGATCCGTATATCAATATAGATCCAGGAACAATGAACCCATATGAGCATGGAGAGGTATTTGTAACTGACGATGGAGCAGAAACAGACTTAGATCTAGGTCACTATGAAAGATTTATCGACCAAAACTTAACTAAGTACAGTAGTGTAACTACTGGTAGAATCTATCAAAGTGTTATCAACAAAGAGAGAAAGGGAGAATACTTAGGTAAAACTGTACAAGTTATTCCCCATATCACAAATGAGATTAAATCAAGAATCGAAATTGTAGGTAAAGAAGTAAACTCTGATTTCGTAATTACTGAAATTGGTGGAACTGTAGGAGATATCGAGTCTACACCATTTTTAGAAGCTATCAGACAATTTAGATATGATGTAGGAAGAGAAAACGTATTATATGTTCACTGTGCATTAGTTCCTTATTTAAATGCAGCTGGAGAATTAAAATCAAAACCTGCACAACATTCAGTAAAACAACTTATGACTTTAGGAATAAGACCAAATGTATTAGTATGTAGAACTGAGCATACTCTTCCTGAATCATTAAAAGAAAAGTTATCACTATTCTGCGACTTAGATACTGATGCTGTGATCGAGTGTATAGATGCTCCTACTATCTATGAAGTGCCTATGAACTTAGAAGAAAATGGTTTAGCAGATGTAGTTTGCAAACAATTAGGAGTATCTAATGAAAAACCTGCTCTTACAGAATGGAGAGCTATGGTAGATAAGATCAAAAACCCTTCTAAAAAAGTTAAAATAGCTGTAGTTGGAAAATATGTAGAGTTAAAAGATGCATATATTTCTATAGATGAATCAATAAAACATGCAGGATACCATCAAGATATCAAAGCTGAAGTAACTTATCTTCAAGCTGAGAATTTAGACTTAAAAGATCTAAAGGGATTTGACGGGATATTAGTTCCTGGAGGATTTGGAGATCGTGGAGTAGAAGGTAAAATAGCAGCAGTAAAATATGCTAGAGAGAATAAGATACCATTCTTAGGAATATGTCTTGGAATGCAGTCAGCAGTTATTGAATATGCTAGATCTATCATGGGGTGGAAGGATGCTCATTCAGCTGAATTTAATTCTGGTACTGCTCATCCAGTAATAGACATAATGCCAGATCAAAAAGGTGTAGAGATGGGTGGAACTATGAGATTAGGATTATACCCTTGTAAATTAAAGGAAGGAACTTTAGCTCGTGAATTATACGGGGAAGAGTTAATCTATGAGAGACATAGACATAGATTTGAATTCAACAATGAATTCAAAGAAGAGATGGAAAAAGCTGGACTTATCATCTCAGGTGCCTCTCCAGATGGAAGATTAGCTGAAATTGTAGAAGTTAAGAACCATCCTTACTTTATTGCAGGACAATTCCATCCAGAATTTAAAACAAGACCTAACAGACCACATCCATTATTTAGTGGTTTAATCACTGCAGCATTTAATAGAACAGAAAAATAA
- a CDS encoding CatB-related O-acetyltransferase, with protein MKKNHWFYTKLIKDEITNENIEAGIGSYYSGYYQEGNFEDHNVRYLYGTPEDKALSAIRWTPDKLKIGKYNSIASGVVFMMGGNSTHNLNFVSVYPFPSIIEESYESRGDTITGNDVWLGMEAMVMPGVKIGHGSVVAARSVVTKDVPPYTIVGGNPAKVIRKRFSEEEIEMLLEMKWWDWSKEEINLALPYFTKGVKELYQYWKQ; from the coding sequence ATGAAAAAAAATCATTGGTTTTACACAAAACTTATAAAGGACGAGATAACAAATGAAAATATTGAGGCAGGGATAGGAAGTTATTATTCCGGATATTATCAGGAGGGTAATTTTGAGGATCATAATGTCAGATACCTTTATGGAACGCCTGAGGATAAAGCGTTGTCAGCTATCAGGTGGACCCCTGACAAATTAAAGATAGGAAAATACAATTCCATAGCCAGTGGAGTGGTCTTTATGATGGGAGGTAATTCCACACATAACTTAAATTTTGTTTCAGTTTATCCATTTCCTTCCATCATAGAAGAATCCTATGAAAGTCGTGGAGATACTATCACTGGGAATGATGTCTGGCTAGGAATGGAAGCTATGGTTATGCCGGGAGTTAAGATAGGTCATGGGTCTGTAGTTGCAGCAAGAAGTGTGGTGACAAAGGATGTACCGCCTTATACTATAGTCGGCGGGAACCCGGCTAAGGTTATAAGGAAAAGGTTTTCAGAAGAGGAGATTGAGATGCTGCTGGAGATGAAATGGTGGGATTGGTCTAAGGAGGAGATAAATCTGGCTTTACCCTACTTCACAAAGGGAGTTAAGGAGCTCTATCAATATTGGAAGCAATAA